The DNA window ACGGTCGGCTTCACGACGCTGCTGATCGCCCGGATCGTGCTTGGGACCGGGGAGGGGCCGGCCTTTCCGCTGGCGCTCCATGCCGTCTACAAATGGTTCGACGACACGCGGCGGACCGTGCCGACGAGCATCGTCGCCTGCGGGGCCGCCTTCGGCGCCGGCATCATCGCCCCGGGCGTTACGGCTATTATCGTGCTTTTCGGCTGGCACGCCGCGTTCGCGACGCTGTCGGTGGCGAGCCTGCTCTGGGCGGTCGCCTGGGGCCTGTTCGGGGCCGAAGGCCGGCTCGATGCCCGCAGCGGCAGGGCCGGCGGTGCGGCGTTTCGACGGCCCTATGCCCGCTTACTGCTGAGCCGCACCGCGCTGGGCGTGTTCATCGGCGGCTTCGTCGCGTACTGGGCGATCACGCTCAACGTGGTCTGGCTCGCCGCCTATTTGACGAAGGGCGCCGGCTTCACGCCGCTCGAGGCCGGCTGGATCATCGTGCTGCCGTCCTTGGCCCAGATCGTCATGGCGCCGACGCTCGGCGCCTGGTCCGAATGGCTGGTGCGCCGCGGTGTCTCGAGCCGCGTCGCCCGCGGCGTGCTGGGCGGCTGCTGCCTCGTGACGGCGGGCGTCGCGATGGTGCTGTTCCCGCTCGTTTCCGTAGCGC is part of the Aliidongia dinghuensis genome and encodes:
- a CDS encoding MFS transporter, yielding MTMDETRRGWTIVFLIFFFMLINYADKAVIGLSAVPIMRELGLSNTEFGTLGSAFFLLFSLSGVLVGFLANRIASKPLLLILALVWGAAQAPMAGTVGFTTLLIARIVLGTGEGPAFPLALHAVYKWFDDTRRTVPTSIVACGAAFGAGIIAPGVTAIIVLFGWHAAFATLSVASLLWAVAWGLFGAEGRLDARSGRAGGAAFRRPYARLLLSRTALGVFIGGFVAYWAITLNVVWLAAYLTKGAGFTPLEAGWIIVLPSLAQIVMAPTLGAWSEWLVRRGVSSRVARGVLGGCCLVTAGVAMVLFPLVSVAPIKLLLVVLAFATGSVFFTLGSTLIGEISPPSQRGALLGITNSIHALAGVVAPVLMGAIVDVAADPVSGFRTGFLAAGAFVAAGGIAAMALAHPEADHAAWAERIDATAD